In one Bacteroidota bacterium genomic region, the following are encoded:
- a CDS encoding RimK family alpha-L-glutamate ligase, whose amino-acid sequence MKISILTNSPNCKAVKQIQNSIINRGHKAPILILDNIKIVISNNEKGFDSIYYTKNNKTSKLSKASIGDAILPRIGSNVPFGAKVIQHIGNMGVFSPISGTGLLNSYDKMKTLQIASNNGIRTPKTIMGDQVRDVKYIVSQLGLPVIIKFIHGSGGSGVSILESMISLKSTLQSFTKLRKPFILQEFIYANNSDIRAVVIGEKVVAAYQRTAQGRDEFRSNLTLNGKGKSISLSETDKALCIKCAKVLGLNFCGIDLIKNGKTTYLLEANANFGLIGMEITKINFPDEMIRFLEKKVKSNITDSISHPLITNQYYSQLLPKIIGKRIHYVDRFNKKKSIVIESLSDLEHVMVNSFRVNL is encoded by the coding sequence ATGAAGATTAGTATTTTAACCAATAGCCCTAATTGCAAGGCTGTAAAGCAGATTCAGAATAGTATTATCAATAGAGGACACAAAGCGCCAATTCTAATTCTTGATAATATCAAAATTGTTATTTCGAATAATGAGAAAGGCTTTGACTCTATTTACTACACCAAGAATAACAAGACCTCTAAATTATCAAAAGCTTCTATTGGTGATGCGATACTTCCTCGAATTGGCTCAAACGTGCCATTTGGAGCAAAGGTGATTCAGCACATTGGAAATATGGGTGTATTTAGTCCCATTAGTGGTACAGGTTTACTTAATTCCTATGACAAAATGAAGACTCTTCAGATAGCCAGTAATAATGGGATACGCACACCTAAAACTATTATGGGAGATCAGGTTAGAGATGTAAAATATATTGTGAGCCAGTTAGGGCTACCCGTGATAATAAAGTTCATTCACGGGAGCGGTGGTTCAGGTGTGTCCATATTGGAAAGCATGATTTCTTTGAAATCAACTTTGCAATCTTTTACAAAACTGAGAAAGCCGTTCATTCTTCAAGAATTTATATATGCAAATAATTCTGATATAAGGGCTGTTGTAATAGGTGAAAAGGTTGTGGCAGCTTATCAAAGAACAGCTCAGGGGCGTGATGAATTTCGTAGTAATTTGACGTTAAATGGCAAAGGGAAATCAATTAGCCTCAGTGAAACTGATAAAGCACTATGCATCAAGTGTGCAAAAGTTCTAGGTCTAAATTTTTGTGGCATTGATTTAATCAAAAATGGAAAAACAACATATCTATTGGAAGCAAACGCTAATTTTGGTCTTATCGGGATGGAAATCACAAAAATCAATTTCCCTGATGAGATGATTAGATTTCTTGAAAAAAAAGTAAAGTCAAATATTACAGATAGCATTTCTCACCCTCTTATTACTAATCAATATTATTCACAGCTTTTACCCAAAATAATTGGCAAGCGGATTCACTATGTAGACAGGTTCAACAAAAAGAAGTCTATTGTTATTGAGTCATTGAGTGACTTGGAACATGTAATGGTTAATAGTTTTCGAGTAAATTTATAA